The genomic interval ACCGTGATGTTGAGTTTATAGATCTCTGTGAAGGTTCTCAGGATCCAAAGCTAACTGGACTTAGTCAAAGACATTTCAGCCCTCCTCCtttgaaaggcttcttcaggtCTAAACCCACAGGTGGACGGAGCTCTGTGGATCAGAAGCATGCCCCCTGTTTGTCTGTGGGTCCATGAGGTTACATGCTCCTTTAACAACCAGCGCTCTTCCCTGTGGgggtcttcaagatcttcatcCAGGTCCAGTTGACTTTGGATCAAGTTTTGAGCGTATAGATACTTCTGACTGCTGTACATCTGAAGTCTCGTTCAGTaacgttttatttttcagtcactGAGCTGGTCCCCTGGTCCATATGTTAGTGGGTCTATGTTGTAGTGGGTCTATGTTCAGCTCATGCTGTGTCTCTGCTTCAAACACAAACCCTacattctcttcttcttcttctctcaacATTTAGGTGGACCGCTGACCGGAGCCGGAGATTTAACATCCTGTTCCGATCACTCGTCGTGGATTAtcttttcattcatgttttttctcttcttccttgTAACGAcagattttgtaaaataaactaTTGAAAAACGCCTCAGTATGTTCACGTTTATGTTGCACACATTCTTTATCTGTTAGCCGTGTAAAAAAAGCATTGAATAATgacgacagagacacacacacacacacatcacatcaacATCCACAGAGTCCTGAGTGAGTGAAGCTTGAACGCCAAAACAAAAGATGGACGACCgatcagaaataaataaataactaatgCTGAAGACTGGGAGGGTTAAAAATTAATAGTGTTGTAGAATACAAAATCATTCTCAAGACCAGTAGACCActtcagaaacacaacacacatggctgacccatgctgaccaagatctcacaatcattggcCTCATTGGCCATCATGGccaagtcttcatcttcacagtgttgattATATTCTGTTAGAAGGTACATCCACAaaattcctggctgcttcgttacatctctaaaaggctagaaagaagacatcaccttgactcttaaatatcagacataaacatttctgtatgtACCTGAGGCCTGAAGGTGAGCGGTGTGTACCTGAGGCCAGAAGGTGAGCGGTGTGTACCTGAGGCCAGAAGGTGAGCGGTGTGTACCTGAGGCCTGAAGGTGAGCGGTGTGTACCTGAGGCCAGAAGGTGAGCGGTGTGTACCTGAGGCCTGAAGGTGAGCGGTGTGTACCTGAGGCCAGAAGGTGAGCTTGTAGAGATCGTaaagtgtgtgctgtctgaggctacgtgctgtcccacacacacatcttagAACACACATAATTACTTTTTAATGATATCTTTATCATAGTTTGAAAGTTTTTGATGCctaccttctttttctttttgaaggcCATGCTGACGCTGAAGCTGAAAACTTTCAGAGCTCGTCTGCTTTACAGAGAATCACACCAGAAACAGGAAGCTGGCTGAATACATGGTTTAAATATTGATGGAGAAGGGGCGGGTTTGATGGTAAATAGACATGTATAGTTCtcgtcttctgacgactcaaagtacttttacaccgcaggtcacacctacacattcacacactgatggtagaggctgctgtaggttcacaacttcagaaggtcaacacttttttattcttattttttatattcaggtctaattacagattttttcctcaactgtttaaaggttcttgtttaaatttcacatatatttttatccctgcacaggttatgtacatttcttgtataagtctatttttaattgcacagtttaagtttgattcatctaggggtattatttaaatctttttttcgggttaatatatctgtatgggagggggggggggggggggggggggggcgtcggttttgtggttaatttgtaacaaatgtgtctttgtaacctgctactggatgctttgaatttccctcaggctcaataaagtatctatctatctatctatctgtgtaaagagtccatcagtattaactcatccattcatacacactcacacactgatggtagaggctgctgtggaagcagcgggagcaacttggagttaagtgttttgcccGAGTACACATTGGACATCTGACTAGCAATCTAACTCCTTTCCCTCCGGTTGAAAGAcgaccactgagccacagccgtccccTAACTGGTCTACTTATTGTAATCACACCCTAAACAGGAAGCTGGCTGAATAGATGGTTAAGTATTAGTGGAGATTTAAGGTTCCTCTTTGTCTTCGTTTGGGATAATTAAATTCATAAATGTAAACCACCGTGAGGATCTGAAGGCGATGCAGCTGTCACTCAGGATTGTTCTCAGTAACTTGAGTTCCATTTCTTCCAGATTCTCGGCTCCCCACGTTTTAACGTTGGACctgatagacacacacagtctcagaTGGTTGATAAAATggtttaataataaaatgtttataaaagaCATTGATAACAAGGCGATACAGACGATGTTAACAAACTGCTGAATTTATTATTAAAGATTTAGCTGAAACACGACCAGCAGCACTCAGACGAGAAGCTTTGAACAGAAAcacttcaaatacatttttaatcaatcgAGTGAAAACTTCTGTCCGAGGACAGATTCATCAAACAGCTGGAAGCAAACAGATGTTCCACTGCGGGCGAGAGATGAATACAGCGGCACACAGGAAAGCCATCTCCCTTTACAACATTTTCAATCGTGTCCCTAAACTCTCAGGCGGCGCCGTCAAAGATATCAGACAAACTCGGGCTCGTTGTCCCTGTTTCGGGTCAGCGGTAACTTCTTTCCACACAGACGTGACAGTGGGAGCCCCGACAGGCTTAAGATGGACGGGTAGTTGTTGTTGGACTGGTTCATGTTGAACTCTGCCAGAGAGATGCACAGGTCCTTCTCTGCCTCGGTGTCATCGTCGGGCGGCCCGCTGTCCGGCGGTGACGGGGGCTCTGCTGCGTCCGGGTGGTCAGGGTCCGTGTTGGCGTCTTGTTCCAGGTCAGTGAGGGTCGCAGACTGACTGGACATGTCCAAACTGTCCCCGTAACTCAGTGGATCGTCGTCCATGCTGATCACGCTCTCCTGCTTCACCAGCATGCTGGACTGAGCCGTCCTCTGgccgctctcctccagctccgAGTCAGAATCAGGGAGCTGCTCGCTTGACCCCAATGAGCTTTctgaatgcagagagagagagagagagagagagagagagatgtttacaCATGGGAGAgagctaaaaacaaacacaatttccCTTTATGAGGGGAAGTTCATTTACAAAAAGCATTGTGCAACCAGTTCTTTGCACCGTATTGTTCAttcagtttttctcagtcgccattttacacacacacgccgTTTCTTCTTCAGGACACGAGTTGAGAAAGAACCTTCATGAAATCTTTACTGCAGCCCGGGCTTGAGACAAACTTACCACATCCCTCCTCCATTTTGTCAGACTCTGGTTTACTCTGTTCCTCTTTGCctccgtcctcctcctgctcctctccatcagcactcctctcctccttgttCTCTGCACTTTGATCCTgttgcaggagagagagacgagggacAAAGGGCGAGTTAAAGGACGAGGTACACAAGCTGTTTTTGACCTCTCTAAAGGCAGAAGGCCATGTTGAACATTCAGAGTAGAACATGAGGTCTGAACACATTTAATTGCTTCcgtttttcatgtttatgaaCTACAAGCTGCTTCTCtgaatgagagaaaaacaagatcaCATATCTGTgttgatatttttaaaatgaggggttgtttattttctccttaCTTTTCATAAATAAGGAAAAGTTTGAATCAAATTATCAACTAGGAAACTTTCACACCAAATCAGACCTTAACtgaaaggtccaatcagtgagatgtgtagagagtgaaatgataaaggtatcttactatatgatcattaaggaaacatgctatgttgaagagctgtcttctctgacaacaatgcagcagccagtatgtccttcttctaactttagattctgctcctgaatgctctggatttgtttggaccagagaaggtaggcgcttttaagacacacccaccacacggccgttttggatgcccctcggtttgtcagatatgagagcagttatcaggtcaacaggtgttgcagtgatggaagcggtcaagagaagtggttcagatagaagtgattgtacccgacctaaagacagctctctacaatgtttagaatttagactgcagtaccattttaaacactaggggtcagagttacatactgctcctttaagctaTTTAAGAATGTTTAAGATTAAGATAGATGCTAGCAGATGTGAGGCTGTCCTAAAAGCTCATGCACAATAACTTAAATCATTTAACAAGGTAAGTAGTTAGCATGTAAATGTTTGCACTGAACACAGAGGGTAGCTGATAAGTTTGTCAGAAAAACTGAAGCCATAAAGAATTTCCACATGTTTCACAGGTGAGCTCACAACAACTTCAAAAGGCTCAGCAGTGTACCCCCTCTAAACTAAAGCTCCCCTCTGAGAATGTATGAAACAGTTTCTTAGAGATTCATCATTTCAGAGATTATCTACACGGCGAGTCCTACCTGCGGCGTGGAGGAAGTCGCAGAGCGGACGGCTTTGTGGGACGAAGAGGTTTTGGAATGGAAGATGGACGAATAGAAGACGATCATGGCCTCCACGATGCGGGCCTGGTGGGGGTAGTCcaccagagaggagagggataTGGTGGCCCCCGTCGGACGAGGACGCATCAGGGAGGGACCAAAGACGATACCCAGGTTACTGGGACTCATCTTGTTGTCTTCCTCCAGCTCTGCGATCCTGGATTGAGGGATTATCAAAAGGGTTACAGAACCTGAAGGTGCAGAATCTGGTCTTTTATTTTCTCGTTTTGAATAATGACCTGCGGAGATGGCGGATAATGTAGCGTAGGGTGCAAATGTTGGCcttgggcagctccttcagaaGCTCCTTCAGCTTGTCCACGAGGACCAGGACCTCCGGGTTGGTGTCAGGACCCAGATCCACCAGCTCCGGCCCCTTGCCCGTGGCTGGACTGTTGCTGCTGGACTCGGCTCCCTCTCCCACAGTCGAGTCTTCTTCACTCTGCAGACTCTCCTTGGCCAAACCCATCAGACTGTTGTACAGGCGGAACAGCATGATGGGCTCGGGCAGCTGGTGATGAAGAGTAACATGAGAGGGACTGTTACTAAAGAGAGTCTAGACgatgacctctgaccctttacagtgtttcccacagaatcaGGTGATACCTGGGTGGTGGAGTTGGCTGGGCTTGTCTTATTCTCTAATCTGCACGCTTCTTTCACTTCAGACCTTCatcagatacgtgtgcattgtgTGTTCGCTCCCGACCGTTAACACCTACAGGCCGCGTCGGAGAGCACGCAGCTTGGTGGAATTTGACCGTTACACGCAGCGTCTTGTCGTGCGTTGCTGTATtttgtagatttgttttttatgtctctGCTCTTTTGACATTATTTATTAGCAGAACGCTAAAGACTCTCCCCTGTGGTAAGAGGCTGCGGTCCATCAAGACcaaaagaacagtttcttcccctgAACAATGTcccattttatattttacatttttaaattatattttatatattataatatcttcttatactgtattatttaagtttttgCTAGTTCTGTTTTGCACCAATAcatcaagtcaaattccttgtatgtgtaaatgtacttggcaataaaccccaattctgattctgattctgaagacGCAAATAACACTACTCACATTTGAAATGAACGGAGGAGGCTTATTGGTGATGACACAACAAACATCCTAAGCTAAGACTGAACGACGGCACAGGAAGCGAGCAGCCGCAGAACAACACTAAAAACGACGGCACGAGAAGCTTCAGTTCTGACACGAGTGTTGCACCTCAATGCCTTTACAGGAAGGACGTACGGACAGCGGACCtcgctctctcttgctctccccttctgtctctctctctctccctccctcatgtATGTGCCACtttatgaataataaaaaaaggccaaaaatataCCTATGCAGCCCGCTCAGGTATCGTCTGAGTGTGGGAATCACTCTTGAGAAACATCACGAGtacaagataaagaaaaaaaaaaaccatgttttctccctcttcctttTAAACAGACTGATTTGTGTCCCGTCTGTATTTAATCTCTGCATGTCTATGCCGTGTTTGAATACCTGTCGGAGGTAAAGCTTGAGGACGTTGCTGATGTCATGAGGCGAACACTGCGACAGCTCCACCAGCTCCTTTCCGTTCTCGAAGGCCTGACACAGCTTCTCCACGCGAGTCTTCACCCCGTTCACCCTGTAGATGCCCtgccaggagaaaaaaaatcagataagTCAGCGATTCAGACCGCCAGCGGTTTCCTTTGACCTGAGTATCTAAACGCACGTCCTCACCTTCATCTTGAGCGCCCGCCTCTCGATCTCAGAGATACACTTGGTGATGATGAAGGGGACGCTGTCGCTGGCACAGCTGACCACCTGAGAGAACTCCCTGCCGAACAGCTGCAGGCGGCCCTGAAGCTTCTTATGACCGCACTGGATGGCCAGAGTCTCCAGGCAGCGTTTGTGACACGCCAGGAAACACTGCgaggacagagaagagagtTAAGCCACGCCTACTTCCTAAGATGACTCTAGTGACGATGAAGGACTTGCCTCTTCACACTCTGCTCCCTGGAAGTAAACGTAGCTGTCACACTCGCGGCACTTTGAAGGAGTGCGCAGCTTCCTCAGCCGGTGGGTCTGCGCCGCTTTAGACAGGCCAACGTTACGAAACGGTCTGGTGGAAACGACCACGTCAGGATCCATGCCGttgacacctgaacacacaaaacGCCACATGATCCACGGCAGGAAGTAGAATGAATCATTTGTACAGATAAAAAACatcctgttttatttcctcctttCATCAGAAACACAGAGTCAATCTTACTCGGAGCTTCAAACGAGTTGACGTTCCCGTCTTTTTCATCGGCGTCCTCATTGGACGACATCGTTCCGGTGGATGACGTTCGAGCTATTTTGCTAATGTCacctgggagaaaaaaagacgGTTTCGAGTTCCCCCACAGACAATGTTCACACCTAAAAGGTGACTGAgatacaaacaacacaaatatgatCTCCTTCTTACTTGAGCTGGCCGTCGGAGAATCGaggcctccctctcctcccacgCTGTCATCGCTCACCGTTGATCCCCACGACTTGTGGCCCTGCCCTGAAGGTTACACGATGATTAtcagaacacaaaacacaaaaaaacgcTTCTCAGCTCTCACTCGCACTCGCACTCGCACTCTTCGGGCTGCTTTAGTGCCGTAACCgtgctcagccgtcatcacatCTTTCTACGTTCATATCGATTCTGCGACGGCGTCCGAGGctgtgaggtcacattgtgTTTCGTTGTTtgcagaagcacggcacagcgggcgctccacatacacacatacacagagtcagacatgcacgcacacacagcgctgttctcccctGCTGGATCAGCTGACCccatctctcctctgtaacgcctctgaagaCCGTACAGAGGCGATACGCCACAAAGGCGAAAACATTATGGTTTGAAGAGGCGCTCTGAACAGATCTTAATAGATATGATAACAGTCTGAAGTCGACTGACCTAACgtctccagcagcagctgactTGACTTACTCTTGCGATGAGCCTCGGCGTCTCGGTGGTCTCCGGACGCCGTGTTCACACTGGTGGCAGGACTGTCGGCTTGGCTCGACTGCTCCGTGTTGAAACTATCATTCCTTGGTCTGTGGCCGTGGCTGCAACAATGTGGAAGTTGAACTGTTAATTATGAACGACTctcaaaacaaagtgtaaacaaGTCAACGCTTCAGCAAGCGGTAAGTGAGCGCAGCACGAGCCGGTGTTTAAAAGGTGATAAACTTTCTCCAAGcagctgtctctcttcagctttagAAAACCAAAAACCTTCACAGGTTGAGGTTTAAACAGAGGTCATGTGCagagatatttatttatgagAGCTGGTCTGGGGGGGTCCCACTGATGCCCCGCCTCTTGTTGTCAGTCTACACGGTTGACTTGTAGGAGGGGCCATGTGGTCGGGTAGGTAGTATCGGCGTAGTCGCTATCTGGAGCTCGAGTCAACACATCTTGCGTCTGTTGAAGGATGAGTTCCCTTTTTGGTTGCCGTGGCGACTAAGGGCCATGAGGTAGGTTAGGTAACTTATCATTTGGGCATAAT from Labrus mixtus chromosome 3, fLabMix1.1, whole genome shotgun sequence carries:
- the arhgap45b gene encoding rho GTPase-activating protein 45 isoform X2; amino-acid sequence: MLKRVAKSSYNPYATSQRVKKGDSKGKDKLDILPNKHNVWLKQLSILQEQPRKDAGDITLSSPQPFPSPSPCSILTPTSAGAPDPSVSCPGTPSTQHGKLAAMQGVACPSPVATLKRPTALSRHASAAGFPLQSWVFTKGQGKGALTPTTPSDVPESSAIEVEDIPALLRDVARFAEAVEKLKDVVLAEGKESRRPVAHECLGEVLRVLRQVINTYPLLNTVEILTAAGKLISKVKGFHYEACNEADKMDFEKAIETIAVAFSSNVSELLMGEVDSSTLLSLLPTEKSRSMENLYTATGADGSAFRSDLHDMGRVEEVDVILQRSEGGVDSALLYAKTISKYMKDLISYVEKRTSLETEFSKGLQRLYQSCKHNITHPHMPLFSIYSLALEQDQEQSVGLQQATTTLHSQTFIQPLMQRKQEHEKKRKEIKDHWIRAKRKLMECEGNLRKSKQAYMVRCEEYEKAKSAACRAEEEGGGSTAKSVEKKKRVEEEARNKADEAEATYRTCIADATTQQLELEHTKVTVLRQLQDLVKQSDQTLRSATISYYQLMHMQTVALPVHYQTLCESSKLYDPGRQYAAHVRDLQLPEQPQVQYLFENYSPSSSSHHGHRPRNDSFNTEQSSQADSPATSVNTASGDHRDAEAHRKRQGHKSWGSTVSDDSVGGEGGLDSPTASSSDISKIARTSSTGTMSSNEDADEKDGNVNSFEAPSVNGMDPDVVVSTRPFRNVGLSKAAQTHRLRKLRTPSKCRECDSYVYFQGAECEECFLACHKRCLETLAIQCGHKKLQGRLQLFGREFSQVVSCASDSVPFIITKCISEIERRALKMKGIYRVNGVKTRVEKLCQAFENGKELVELSQCSPHDISNVLKLYLRQLPEPIMLFRLYNSLMGLAKESLQSEEDSTVGEGAESSSNSPATGKGPELVDLGPDTNPEVLVLVDKLKELLKELPKANICTLRYIIRHLRRIAELEEDNKMSPSNLGIVFGPSLMRPRPTGATISLSSLVDYPHQARIVEAMIVFYSSIFHSKTSSSHKAVRSATSSTPQDQSAENKEERSADGEEQEEDGGKEEQSKPESDKMEEGCESSLGSSEQLPDSDSELEESGQRTAQSSMLVKQESVISMDDDPLSYGDSLDMSSQSATLTDLEQDANTDPDHPDAAEPPSPPDSGPPDDDTEAEKDLCISLAEFNMNQSNNNYPSILSLSGLPLSRLCGKKLPLTRNRDNEPEFV